The proteins below are encoded in one region of bacterium:
- a CDS encoding winged helix-turn-helix domain-containing protein, whose product MEKVREILRLKEQCRLTQRAIARALNVSRPVVKHYLARLAAAGVDYAALDAMSDDTVMTILEGGPEFTSERYQLLHPKFAAFATELKSPG is encoded by the coding sequence ATGGAAAAAGTCCGCGAAATCCTTCGGCTCAAAGAGCAATGTCGGTTGACCCAGCGTGCGATCGCACGCGCGCTGAATGTTTCCCGCCCCGTGGTCAAACACTATCTCGCACGACTCGCAGCCGCCGGCGTCGATTATGCCGCCCTGGATGCCATGAGCGATGACACCGTGATGACCATTCTGGAAGGCGGTCCAGAATTCACCTCGGAACGCTATCAGTTGCTGCACCCAAAGTTCGCAGCGTTCGCCACAGAACTCAAATCTCCCGGC